The Methanocaldococcus jannaschii DSM 2661 genome has a segment encoding these proteins:
- a CDS encoding endonuclease III domain-containing protein produces MKENKFEMIYKIYKILLDYYGHQNWWPAETRYEVVVGAILTQNTSWKNVERAINNLKMEDLLEEVKILNVDEDKLKELIRPAGFYNLKAKRLKNVTKFIVENYGNTEEMAKTDKDTLILRAELLSINGVGKETADSILLYALDRESFVVDAYTKRMFSRLGVINEKAKYDEIKEIFEKNLPKDLEIYKEYHALIVEHCKKFCRKKALCDNCPIKEFCLSK; encoded by the coding sequence ATGAAAGAGAACAAATTTGAGATGATATACAAAATATACAAAATTTTATTAGATTATTATGGACATCAAAATTGGTGGCCTGCCGAAACAAGGTATGAGGTTGTCGTTGGAGCAATTTTAACTCAAAATACAAGTTGGAAAAATGTAGAGAGGGCTATAAATAATCTAAAGATGGAAGATTTGTTGGAAGAAGTAAAAATACTAAATGTTGATGAAGATAAACTAAAAGAACTTATAAGGCCAGCTGGATTTTATAATTTAAAAGCTAAGCGTCTAAAAAATGTAACTAAATTTATTGTTGAAAATTATGGAAATACAGAAGAGATGGCTAAGACAGATAAAGACACTTTAATATTAAGGGCTGAGCTCTTATCAATAAATGGAGTGGGAAAGGAAACAGCTGATAGTATTTTGTTGTATGCATTAGATAGGGAGAGCTTTGTTGTTGATGCCTATACCAAAAGAATGTTTAGTAGGTTGGGAGTAATTAACGAAAAAGCTAAATATGATGAGATTAAGGAAATATTTGAAAAAAATTTACCAAAAGATTTAGAAATATACAAAGAATATCACGCATTAATAGTAGAGCACTGTAAAAAGTTCTGTAGGAAAAAGGCATTATGTGATAACTGTCCAATTAAAGAATTCTGCCTCTCAAAGTAA
- a CDS encoding RNA chaperone Hfq translates to MNKPVKKQQPKKVIPNFEYARRLNGKKVKIFLRNGEVLDAEVTGVSNYEIMVKVGDRNLLVFKHAIDYIEY, encoded by the coding sequence ATGAATAAGCCAGTAAAAAAACAGCAACCAAAGAAAGTCATCCCAAACTTTGAATATGCAAGAAGATTAAATGGGAAGAAGGTCAAGATATTCTTAAGAAATGGGGAAGTTTTAGATGCTGAAGTTACAGGAGTCTCTAATTATGAAATAATGGTAAAAGTTGGAGACAGGAACTTATTAGTATTTAAACATGCTATTGACTACATAGAATACTAA
- a CDS encoding energy-converting hydrogenase B subunit P yields MPKMVLLPRMTMALGGYIRETTFPYEEDDEVKPFPYRNVIVGNPTDEPIKIEVPAYNEGWIERHKKLGLIVVPVNEDDDFVGLFQMVKEKVKNAKRE; encoded by the coding sequence ATGCCAAAGATGGTTTTATTACCAAGAATGACAATGGCTTTAGGAGGATATATTAGAGAAACTACCTTTCCTTATGAAGAGGATGATGAAGTAAAGCCCTTCCCATACAGAAATGTTATAGTTGGGAATCCAACAGATGAACCGATAAAGATAGAAGTTCCTGCTTATAATGAAGGTTGGATAGAGAGGCATAAAAAGTTAGGATTAATTGTTGTTCCTGTTAATGAGGATGATGACTTTGTTGGATTGTTTCAAATGGTCAAAGAGAAGGTAAAAAATGCTAAAAGGGAATAA
- a CDS encoding TIGR02253 family HAD-type hydrolase — MIKGILFDLDDTLYNSSEFVEIARREAVKSMIDAGLNIDFEEAMNILNKIIKDKGSNYGKHFDDLVKAVLGKYDPKIITTGIITYHNVKVALLRPYPHTIKTLMELKAMGLKLGVITDGLTIKQWEKLIRLGIHPFFDDVITSEEFGLGKPHLEFFKYGLKRMGLKAEETVYVGDRVDKDIKPAKELGMITVRILKGKYKDMEDDEYSDYTINSLQELVDIVKNLKKD; from the coding sequence ATGATAAAGGGAATTTTGTTTGATTTAGACGATACCTTATATAATTCATCAGAATTTGTAGAGATTGCAAGAAGAGAAGCAGTTAAATCAATGATAGATGCTGGTTTAAATATAGATTTTGAAGAAGCAATGAACATATTAAACAAAATCATTAAGGACAAAGGTTCAAATTATGGAAAGCATTTTGATGATTTAGTTAAAGCTGTTTTAGGAAAATATGACCCAAAAATAATAACTACTGGAATAATAACCTACCATAACGTTAAAGTAGCATTATTAAGGCCTTATCCACACACAATAAAGACATTAATGGAACTTAAGGCAATGGGATTAAAGTTGGGGGTTATAACTGATGGATTAACTATAAAGCAATGGGAAAAGCTTATTAGATTAGGAATTCATCCATTCTTTGATGATGTTATAACCTCAGAGGAATTTGGTTTAGGAAAGCCTCACTTAGAGTTTTTTAAATATGGATTAAAGAGAATGGGTTTAAAAGCAGAAGAAACAGTATATGTTGGAGATAGGGTTGATAAGGATATAAAACCAGCTAAAGAGTTGGGGATGATAACAGTTAGGATATTGAAGGGCAAATATAAAGACATGGAAGATGATGAATATAGCGATTACACAATAAACTCCCTTCAAGAGCTTGTAGATATTGTTAAAAATTTAAAAAAGGATTAA
- the cobS gene encoding adenosylcobinamide-GDP ribazoletransferase, whose protein sequence is MFKEFKALLSFFTRIPIYVEDFDFENIANYFYLIILIGYVFGIFSLILGYIFSFLLPNFLSAVLILFFIEYLNGFHHIDGLIDFGDGWMAVGDKRKKLMAMKDRYIGCGGVVFAIFFNLMAVISLSYILDINILYLLVGEVCAKLGMLSCSTFGNPLIEGTGRYFVKKADEKFLTIGIILSLPLLLIFSGIERKIVIIAIITTIITGLCMAKIAKRHFGGVNGDVLGASNEITRVVVLLSIIASIKVFSIYLLG, encoded by the coding sequence ATGTTTAAGGAATTTAAAGCACTGTTGTCATTTTTTACAAGGATTCCAATCTATGTAGAAGATTTTGATTTTGAAAACATTGCCAACTATTTTTATCTGATTATTTTAATTGGATATGTGTTTGGAATTTTTAGTTTGATATTAGGTTATATTTTTAGTTTTTTGCTCCCCAATTTTTTATCTGCTGTTTTAATTTTGTTTTTTATTGAATATTTAAACGGATTCCACCATATAGATGGTTTAATTGACTTTGGAGATGGGTGGATGGCTGTTGGAGATAAGAGAAAGAAATTAATGGCTATGAAAGATAGATATATTGGCTGTGGAGGAGTAGTTTTTGCAATATTTTTTAATTTAATGGCAGTCATATCATTATCTTATATTTTAGACATTAATATCCTATATCTATTGGTTGGAGAGGTTTGTGCAAAGCTTGGAATGCTAAGCTGTTCAACCTTTGGAAATCCTTTAATTGAAGGAACTGGGAGATACTTTGTTAAAAAGGCAGATGAAAAATTTTTAACAATTGGTATTATTTTATCTCTCCCATTACTTTTAATATTCAGTGGGATTGAAAGGAAGATAGTTATTATTGCCATAATAACGACAATAATTACTGGCTTATGTATGGCTAAAATAGCCAAAAGACATTTTGGAGGAGTTAATGGAGATGTTTTAGGAGCTTCAAATGAAATAACAAGAGTTGTTGTTTTATTATCAATTATAGCAAGTATTAAAGTATTTAGTATATATTTATTAGGTTAA
- the ecnA gene encoding calcium-activated nuclease EcnA: MRKFLILSMLIFTTLCGCVDFSSSNSNGYYHDSWSYNNYTSFVDTHEHYYGKVVKVVDGDTVYVEVNGELWKIRLLGVDTPEIHKRNNPYEYYLLNGTPITDTKYLKEWGYKAKHFAEKELKNKTVIIVFDNEAPKKDKYGRYLAYIFINNSNNLINFNEELLKYGYARVYISNFELKDEFLNVEREAKENRVGLWNWSNN; encoded by the coding sequence ATGAGAAAATTCCTAATACTATCTATGTTAATCTTCACAACTCTATGTGGCTGTGTTGATTTCTCATCCTCTAATTCTAACGGTTATTATCATGATAGTTGGAGTTATAATAATTACACTTCTTTTGTAGATACTCATGAACACTACTACGGAAAGGTTGTTAAGGTTGTAGATGGAGACACTGTTTATGTTGAAGTTAATGGGGAATTATGGAAGATTAGGCTTTTAGGGGTAGATACTCCAGAAATTCACAAGAGAAACAACCCGTATGAATATTATTTATTAAATGGAACACCGATAACAGATACAAAATACTTAAAAGAATGGGGCTATAAAGCTAAGCATTTTGCAGAAAAAGAACTTAAAAATAAAACAGTTATAATTGTCTTTGATAATGAAGCCCCAAAGAAAGATAAATATGGGAGATATTTAGCATACATCTTTATAAATAATAGTAATAATTTAATAAACTTCAATGAAGAGCTTTTAAAGTATGGATATGCAAGGGTTTATATAAGTAATTTTGAGTTAAAGGATGAATTCTTAAATGTTGAGAGGGAAGCTAAAGAAAATAGAGTGGGTTTATGGAATTGGAGCAATAACTAA
- a CDS encoding shikimate kinase — MEGKAYALASGTIINAIATGKGSAFGLDLKVYAKVKLIDDGKNKIEGKVLDNPNIKPNLIVRCVKNTLDYFGLNYSAYVETKTEIPIKSGLSSSSATSNAVVLATFDALGEKIDDELILNLGIKSSFDEKLTVTGAYDDATASYYGGITITDNIERKILKRDKMRDDLNVLILIPNLEKNVDVNRMKLIKDYVEIAFNEAINGNYFKALFLNGILYASALNFPTNIAIDALDAGAITAGLSGTGPSYIAMVEDENVEKVKEKLNRYGKVILTKPNNDGASIY, encoded by the coding sequence ATGGAAGGAAAAGCCTATGCATTAGCATCTGGGACAATAATAAACGCTATAGCAACAGGTAAGGGTTCAGCTTTTGGATTAGATTTAAAGGTTTATGCCAAAGTTAAACTTATAGATGATGGAAAAAACAAAATAGAGGGTAAAGTTTTAGATAATCCAAACATTAAGCCAAATTTAATAGTAAGATGTGTCAAAAATACTTTAGATTATTTTGGGCTGAATTACTCTGCCTATGTTGAAACAAAGACAGAAATTCCTATAAAATCTGGATTGAGTAGTAGTTCAGCCACTTCTAACGCAGTTGTTTTGGCAACATTTGATGCATTAGGGGAAAAAATAGATGATGAGCTAATATTAAATTTAGGGATAAAATCAAGTTTTGATGAAAAATTAACTGTTACTGGAGCTTATGATGATGCTACTGCATCATACTATGGGGGAATAACAATAACTGACAATATAGAAAGAAAAATTTTAAAAAGAGATAAGATGAGAGATGATTTAAACGTCTTAATATTAATTCCAAATTTAGAAAAGAATGTTGATGTAAATAGAATGAAGCTAATAAAGGATTATGTTGAAATTGCCTTTAATGAGGCTATAAATGGAAACTATTTCAAAGCTTTATTTTTAAATGGAATTCTTTATGCATCAGCTTTAAACTTTCCAACAAACATAGCAATAGACGCATTAGATGCTGGGGCAATAACAGCCGGTTTATCTGGAACAGGTCCAAGTTATATAGCCATGGTTGAAGATGAAAATGTTGAAAAGGTAAAAGAAAAATTAAATAGGTATGGAAAGGTTATTTTAACTAAACCAAACAATGATGGAGCTTCTATTTACTAA
- the cobN gene encoding cobaltochelatase subunit CobN produces the protein MKITFYMWASYCSILKKALDELKKEGVDVEYKIYSNRNPIDDEFLEDAKDYDLVFIYRTSSDDIDLEKIKKFNENVIVVAQDPNFWNSEKSAKCYLFITYGGLDNFKNMVLYLMGKDKDVVKHPFQGIYYRGKIYEELEEFLKDVEFNKKYTVGILFSRHYLVNDDMDVIEKLLNRLDKEFNVIPVFSYGAKCEDLNALGSGESVLKYFLKDDKPIIDALINLLSFPLGTVKDKANLNKISGVEILKKLDVPVFHPIMSYYKSYEDWKKDEQGLSADIGWTIALPEFEGVIEPIIIGTTENENGLEKKFGIEERIDKVVRRIKRWIELKYKPKKDRKVIFILHNNACASVEATVGSAAHLDSFQSVINIMKKLKEEGYYVENIPENGEELAQLIMQKKAISEFRWTTVNEIIAKGGYLYLMDEEEYYEYFNTLPENVKNKILETWGDLNGKDIPAGMIYKVNGKNKIVITGLKFGNVYVCVQPKRGCAGARCDGRVCKILHDPYCPPTHQYIASYKYFNDIADIIIHVGTHGTLEFLPGKNVGLSNECYPDICIGDIPHLYIYNSDNPPEGTIAKRRSYATIIDHMQTVMVDAFYEELETLDSYIEEYLKEMDASRRHQLEHLIVEEVKKTNLLKIKEKIEKIEKEGKIHENFKEIFDELRDILEMIKNSKCNDGMHIFGELPSGEKRVEFIKSILEAIFIQNNTMNSKRRGIAERSEAMHPGYPNRGLPPMEFEYKDKNLKKKVSDVLNGKSIEDKKLEEKIKDINERIEKSDEIGSLLRGIDAKYIEPGPSGLITRGNYDILPTGRNFYSLDPYRIPTKSAYRVGVLLAEKLINRYLEEEGRYPENIALYWMASDIMWADGEGMGMILYLLGVKPVYRGGRVVGLEVIPLEELGRPRIDVTIRVSGITRDMFPNCIELVDEAIMKVANLDEPLEMNFVKKHVVENLNKGLSFRESTFRIFCSPPGTYGNGVKYAVYASAWENDEDLKDAFIYWNSYAYGKDVYGKKAINAFENILKTVDLTFNKVVTDEYDLFGCCCYFGTHGGLTNAARVLKGEEVKAYYGDTRNPNNVEVRTLKEEIERVSLTKLLNPKWIEGMKRHGYKGAGDIAKRIGRVYGWSATTKEVENWIFDEIFNTFVKNEENRKFFKEHNIYALEEIARRLLEAYQRGLWKTTEGNIEELKRAYLEIEGDIEETYSSIADIGEFQGGSVDIDMIWKEKLMSNGR, from the coding sequence ATGAAAATCACATTTTATATGTGGGCATCTTATTGCTCAATATTAAAAAAGGCGTTGGATGAGCTTAAAAAAGAAGGAGTAGATGTTGAATATAAAATATATTCTAACAGAAATCCAATTGATGATGAGTTTTTAGAGGATGCAAAAGATTATGATTTAGTTTTTATTTATAGAACATCATCAGATGATATTGATTTAGAGAAGATAAAGAAGTTCAATGAAAACGTTATAGTTGTTGCCCAAGACCCAAACTTTTGGAATTCTGAAAAATCTGCTAAATGTTATTTATTTATAACTTATGGAGGTTTAGATAACTTCAAAAATATGGTTTTATATCTAATGGGTAAAGATAAAGATGTTGTAAAGCATCCATTCCAAGGTATCTATTATAGAGGCAAAATTTATGAAGAATTAGAAGAATTTTTAAAAGACGTTGAGTTTAATAAAAAATATACGGTGGGGATTTTATTCTCAAGGCATTATTTAGTTAATGATGATATGGATGTTATTGAGAAGCTATTAAATAGATTGGACAAAGAATTCAATGTAATTCCAGTATTTTCCTATGGAGCTAAGTGTGAGGATTTAAATGCCTTAGGTAGTGGAGAGAGTGTTTTAAAATACTTCCTTAAAGATGATAAGCCAATAATAGACGCCTTAATCAATCTACTGTCATTTCCATTGGGAACTGTAAAAGATAAGGCTAATTTAAACAAAATCTCTGGAGTAGAGATACTTAAAAAGTTAGATGTGCCAGTATTTCATCCAATAATGAGTTATTATAAAAGCTATGAGGATTGGAAAAAAGATGAGCAAGGTTTATCTGCAGATATTGGTTGGACTATAGCCTTGCCAGAGTTTGAAGGGGTTATAGAACCGATTATCATTGGAACTACTGAAAATGAGAACGGCTTAGAGAAGAAGTTTGGTATTGAGGAAAGGATAGACAAAGTTGTTAGAAGAATAAAGAGATGGATTGAGCTAAAATACAAACCTAAGAAAGATAGAAAGGTTATATTTATATTGCATAACAATGCATGTGCATCTGTTGAGGCAACTGTGGGAAGTGCTGCCCATTTAGACAGCTTTCAAAGTGTTATAAACATAATGAAGAAGTTGAAGGAAGAGGGCTACTATGTAGAAAATATTCCAGAAAATGGAGAGGAGTTAGCTCAGCTAATTATGCAGAAGAAGGCAATTTCAGAGTTTAGATGGACTACCGTAAATGAGATTATAGCTAAAGGAGGATATCTATACTTAATGGATGAAGAAGAGTATTATGAATACTTCAACACACTGCCAGAGAATGTAAAAAATAAAATTTTAGAAACATGGGGAGATTTAAATGGTAAAGACATCCCAGCAGGAATGATTTATAAAGTTAATGGAAAAAATAAGATAGTTATAACTGGTTTAAAGTTTGGGAATGTCTATGTTTGTGTTCAACCAAAAAGAGGATGTGCTGGGGCAAGATGTGATGGAAGAGTTTGTAAGATATTACACGACCCTTATTGCCCACCAACTCATCAATATATAGCATCATATAAATATTTTAATGACATTGCTGACATAATAATCCACGTTGGTACTCATGGAACTTTGGAATTTTTACCTGGAAAAAACGTTGGTTTATCTAACGAATGCTATCCAGACATCTGTATTGGAGATATTCCTCATCTCTATATTTATAATTCAGATAATCCACCAGAGGGAACTATAGCAAAGAGAAGAAGCTATGCAACTATTATTGATCACATGCAAACAGTTATGGTTGATGCATTTTATGAAGAGTTGGAGACATTAGATAGCTATATAGAGGAGTATTTAAAGGAGATGGATGCTTCAAGAAGGCATCAGTTAGAGCATTTGATAGTTGAGGAAGTTAAAAAAACCAATTTATTGAAAATTAAAGAAAAAATTGAGAAGATTGAAAAAGAAGGGAAAATCCATGAGAACTTTAAAGAGATATTTGATGAGCTAAGAGATATCTTAGAGATGATAAAGAACTCGAAGTGCAATGATGGAATGCATATCTTTGGAGAACTTCCAAGTGGAGAGAAGAGAGTTGAGTTTATAAAGAGTATTTTAGAGGCGATATTCATCCAGAATAATACTATGAATAGTAAAAGGAGAGGCATTGCCGAGCGAAGCGAGGCAATGCATCCGGGGTATCCCAATAGGGGGCTTCCCCCTATGGAGTTTGAGTATAAAGATAAAAACCTAAAGAAGAAAGTTTCAGATGTATTAAATGGAAAGAGTATAGAAGATAAAAAATTAGAGGAGAAGATTAAGGATATCAATGAGAGAATTGAAAAATCAGATGAGATTGGCTCTTTGTTGAGAGGCATTGATGCCAAATATATAGAGCCAGGGCCTTCTGGGCTGATAACAAGAGGAAACTATGATATCTTACCAACAGGAAGGAACTTTTACTCATTAGACCCATACCGAATTCCTACGAAATCTGCTTATAGAGTAGGGGTTTTATTAGCTGAAAAATTAATTAATAGATATTTAGAGGAGGAGGGAAGGTATCCTGAAAACATAGCTCTATATTGGATGGCATCTGATATAATGTGGGCTGATGGGGAAGGAATGGGGATGATTTTATATCTATTGGGTGTTAAGCCAGTTTATAGAGGAGGGAGAGTTGTTGGCTTAGAAGTTATTCCATTGGAGGAGTTGGGAAGACCAAGGATTGATGTAACCATTAGAGTTAGTGGAATAACAAGGGATATGTTCCCAAACTGCATAGAGCTTGTTGATGAGGCAATAATGAAAGTTGCTAACTTAGATGAGCCATTGGAGATGAACTTTGTAAAGAAGCATGTTGTTGAGAACTTAAATAAAGGCCTATCATTTAGAGAATCAACATTTAGAATCTTCTGCTCTCCTCCTGGCACTTATGGAAATGGTGTTAAATATGCAGTGTATGCAAGTGCATGGGAAAATGATGAAGATTTAAAAGATGCATTTATCTACTGGAACTCCTATGCCTATGGAAAGGATGTCTATGGAAAGAAGGCGATTAATGCATTTGAAAATATATTAAAGACAGTTGATTTAACATTTAATAAAGTTGTTACAGATGAGTATGATTTATTTGGATGTTGTTGCTACTTTGGAACGCATGGAGGTTTAACAAATGCCGCAAGGGTTTTAAAAGGAGAAGAGGTTAAGGCATATTATGGAGATACAAGAAATCCAAACAATGTTGAAGTAAGAACTTTAAAAGAAGAAATTGAGAGAGTTAGCTTAACAAAACTCTTAAATCCAAAGTGGATTGAGGGAATGAAGAGGCATGGCTACAAAGGAGCTGGAGATATAGCCAAGAGAATTGGCAGAGTTTATGGCTGGAGTGCTACAACAAAAGAGGTTGAGAATTGGATATTTGATGAGATATTTAATACGTTCGTGAAAAATGAAGAGAATAGAAAGTTCTTTAAGGAACACAACATCTATGCCTTAGAAGAGATTGCAAGGAGATTGTTGGAGGCTTATCAAAGAGGATTGTGGAAAACAACTGAAGGGAATATAGAGGAGCTAAAAAGGGCTTATTTAGAGATTGAGGGAGATATTGAAGAAACCTATAGTAGTATAGCAGATATTGGTGAATTCCAAGGAGGTAGTGTAGATATTGACATGATTTGGAAGGAAAAGCTTATGAGTAATGGGAGATAA
- a CDS encoding DUF4870 domain-containing protein encodes MGKTSLGLDENIEGALCYLFGVITGILFYILEKESKFVKFHAVQSIILFGGLWVLSIILAFIPYGWMLSGLVNLAAFILWIVCMYKAYKGEKFKLPVIGDIAEQYSQ; translated from the coding sequence ATGGGAAAAACTTCACTCGGTTTAGATGAAAATATTGAAGGAGCGTTATGTTATCTATTTGGAGTAATAACTGGAATATTGTTCTATATATTAGAAAAGGAAAGTAAATTTGTTAAATTTCATGCAGTTCAATCCATAATACTATTCGGAGGACTTTGGGTTTTATCAATAATATTGGCATTTATACCCTATGGATGGATGCTAAGTGGTCTGGTAAATTTGGCAGCTTTTATTTTGTGGATTGTGTGTATGTATAAGGCATACAAAGGAGAGAAGTTTAAGCTTCCAGTAATTGGAGATATAGCAGAGCAGTATTCACAATAA
- the fen gene encoding flap endonuclease-1, with amino-acid sequence MGVQFGDFIPKNIISFEDLKGKKVAIDGMNALYQFLTSIRLRDGSPLRNRKGEITSAYNGVFYKTIHLLENDITPIWVFDGEPPKLKEKTRKVRREMKEKAELKMKEAIKKEDFEEAAKYAKRVSYLTPKMVENCKYLLSLMGIPYVEAPSEGEAQASYMAKKGDVWAVVSQDYDALLYGAPRVVRNLTTTKEMPELIELNEVLEDLRISLDDLIDIAIFMGTDYNPGGVKGIGFKRAYELVRSGVAKDVLKKEVEYYDEIKRIFKEPKVTDNYSLSLKLPDKEGIIKFLVDENDFNYDRVKKHVDKLYNLIANKTKQKTLDAWFK; translated from the coding sequence ATGGGAGTGCAGTTTGGTGATTTTATTCCAAAAAATATTATCTCCTTTGAAGATTTAAAAGGGAAAAAAGTAGCTATTGATGGAATGAATGCATTATATCAGTTTTTAACATCTATACGTTTGAGAGATGGTTCTCCATTGAGAAATAGAAAAGGAGAGATAACCTCAGCATATAACGGAGTTTTTTATAAAACCATACATTTGTTAGAGAATGATATAACTCCAATCTGGGTTTTTGATGGTGAGCCACCAAAGTTAAAGGAGAAAACAAGGAAAGTTAGGAGAGAGATGAAAGAGAAAGCTGAACTTAAGATGAAAGAGGCAATTAAAAAGGAGGATTTTGAAGAAGCTGCTAAGTATGCAAAGAGGGTTAGCTATCTAACTCCGAAAATGGTTGAAAACTGCAAATATTTGTTAAGTTTGATGGGCATTCCGTATGTTGAAGCTCCCTCTGAGGGAGAGGCACAAGCAAGCTATATGGCAAAGAAGGGAGATGTTTGGGCAGTTGTAAGTCAAGATTATGATGCCTTGTTATATGGAGCTCCGAGAGTTGTTAGAAATTTAACAACTACAAAGGAGATGCCAGAACTTATTGAATTAAATGAGGTTTTAGAGGATTTAAGAATTTCTTTGGATGATTTGATAGATATAGCCATATTTATGGGAACTGACTATAATCCAGGAGGAGTTAAAGGAATAGGATTTAAAAGGGCTTATGAATTGGTTAGAAGTGGTGTAGCTAAGGATGTTTTGAAAAAAGAGGTTGAATACTACGATGAGATTAAGAGGATATTTAAAGAGCCAAAGGTTACCGATAACTATTCATTAAGCCTAAAATTGCCAGATAAAGAGGGAATTATAAAATTCTTAGTTGATGAAAATGACTTTAATTATGATAGGGTTAAAAAGCATGTTGATAAACTCTATAACTTAATTGCAAACAAAACTAAGCAAAAAACATTAGATGCATGGTTTAAATAA
- a CDS encoding metallophosphoesterase — MRKIYLISDTHFNHANIIKYCNRPFSNVEEMNKTLIKNWNNVVRDKDIVYFLGDLILSKNKAKKARELLELLNGEIVFIRGNHDKFGEKFRVIEYNGYKFMLIHNPDSSYTLNFDGWIIHGHHHANHLDEYPFINPKRKSINVSVEVINYKPVSLDLIVKLIEKGKVVRTINDL, encoded by the coding sequence ATGAGAAAAATTTACCTCATCTCTGATACGCATTTTAACCATGCAAATATTATAAAATACTGCAATAGACCTTTTTCAAATGTTGAGGAGATGAATAAAACTCTAATAAAAAATTGGAATAATGTGGTTAGGGATAAGGATATTGTTTATTTTTTAGGGGACTTGATTTTAAGCAAAAATAAGGCAAAGAAAGCAAGAGAACTTTTAGAGTTGTTAAATGGGGAGATTGTTTTTATAAGAGGAAATCATGACAAGTTTGGTGAGAAGTTTAGAGTTATTGAATATAACGGCTATAAATTCATGCTAATTCATAATCCAGACAGCTCTTATACTTTAAACTTCGATGGTTGGATAATTCATGGGCATCATCACGCAAACCATTTAGATGAATATCCATTTATTAATCCCAAAAGGAAGAGTATTAATGTTTCTGTAGAAGTTATTAATTATAAACCAGTTAGCTTAGATTTAATCGTAAAATTGATAGAAAAAGGAAAAGTCGTTAGAACAATAAATGATTTGTAA
- a CDS encoding dihydroorotate dehydrogenase electron transfer subunit, translated as MEKPVICRIKEIIEESPTVKTFVVDKDFDFKPGQFAMLWLPGVDEKPFGFSSKNSFSVARVGEFTKKMHELKEGDIIGVRGPYGTYFEPIGDKVLAVAGGIGAAPIITAVEEFSKQGIEITTILGARTKEELLFLDRFEKVSRLEICTDDGSFGFKGFTTEKMKEVLKEEKFDLIITCGPEIMMKKVVEIANEYNIPVQVSMERYMKCGIGICGQCCVDDEGLCVCKDGPVFWGDKLKFIREFGKYKRDASGKKIYY; from the coding sequence ATGGAAAAACCAGTTATATGTAGAATAAAAGAAATAATAGAAGAAAGCCCAACAGTAAAAACATTTGTAGTAGATAAAGATTTTGATTTTAAGCCGGGACAGTTTGCAATGCTTTGGCTTCCGGGAGTTGATGAAAAACCATTTGGATTTTCTTCTAAAAATAGTTTTAGTGTTGCAAGAGTTGGAGAATTTACCAAAAAAATGCATGAACTAAAAGAAGGAGATATAATAGGAGTTAGAGGGCCTTATGGAACATATTTTGAGCCAATAGGAGATAAGGTTTTGGCAGTTGCTGGAGGTATTGGAGCTGCACCAATTATAACAGCAGTTGAAGAATTTTCAAAGCAGGGAATTGAAATAACAACCATATTAGGGGCGAGAACTAAAGAAGAGTTATTATTTTTGGATAGATTTGAAAAAGTTAGCAGATTAGAGATTTGCACAGATGATGGTAGTTTTGGATTTAAAGGTTTTACAACTGAAAAAATGAAAGAAGTCCTTAAAGAAGAGAAATTTGATTTAATTATAACTTGTGGGCCAGAAATAATGATGAAAAAGGTTGTAGAAATAGCAAATGAATATAATATTCCAGTTCAGGTTTCAATGGAGAGGTATATGAAGTGTGGTATAGGTATTTGTGGGCAGTGTTGTGTAGATGATGAGGGACTTTGTGTTTGTAAGGATGGGCCAGTATTTTGGGGAGATAAGTTGAAATTTATTAGAGAATTTGGGAAGTATAAGAGAGATGCAAGCGGTAAGAAGATTTATTATTAA